A window of Castanea sativa cultivar Marrone di Chiusa Pesio chromosome 1, ASM4071231v1 contains these coding sequences:
- the LOC142612612 gene encoding serine/threonine protein phosphatase 2A 55 kDa regulatory subunit B beta isoform-like isoform X2 produces MIGGGGEEATATAPAPAAEGSQPLDWKFAQVFGERTAGEEVQEVDIISAIEFDRTGDHLATGDRGGRVVLFERTDTRDHGGHRRELERMDYSNGRHPEFRYKTEFQSHEPEFDYLKSLEIEEKINKIRWCQAANGALFLLSTNDKTIKFWKVQEKKVKKVCDLNMDLSRAMGNGPVVSSSISASSKSCMANGGCDERSSGYSSIDTSLPSGGLSSLRLPMVTSHETSLVARCRRIYAHAHDYHINSISNNSDGETFISADDLRINLWNLEISNQSFNIVDVKPANMEDLTEVITSAEFHPTHCNTLAYSSSRGSIRLIDMRQSALCDTHSKLFEEPEVPGTRSFFTEIIASISDIKFAKDGRHILSRDYMTLKLWDINMDRGPVATFQVHEYLRPKLCDLYENDSIFDKFECCLSGDGHRVATGSYSNLFRVFGCSEGSTEATTLEASKNPMRRQVQTPTRPSKSLSTLPRVLRRGADTSGVDANGNAFDFTTKLLHLAWHPTENSIACAASNSLYMYYA; encoded by the exons TTGATATCATTTCTGCTATTGAATTTGATAGAACTGGGGACCACTTAGCCACAGGAGATCGTGGGGGTCGGGTGGTTTTATTTGAAAGAACTGATACAAGGGAT CATGGTGGACATCGGCGAGAACTAGAGAGGATGGATTATTCAAATGGGAGACATCCTGAGTTCCGCTATAAAACTGAGTTCCAGAGCCATGAACCTGAG TTTGACTATCTTAAGAGCTTGGAAATTGAGGAGAAAATCAACAAGATTAGATGGTGCCAGGCAGCTAATGGTGCCTTGTTTCTTCTATCCACCAATGATAAAACAATCAAATTTTGGAAG GTCCAAGAGAAGAAGGTCAAGAAAGTGTGTGACTTGAATATGGATCTTTCAAGAGCCATGGGAAACGGTCCAGTTGTTTCCTCAAGTATATCAGCAAGCTCCAAATCATGTATGGCAAATGGAGGATGTGATGAGAGATCCTCTGGTTATTCAAGCATTGATACTTCACTCCCATCTGGGGGTCTATCGTCCTTACGGCTACCCATG GTGACTAGTCATGAGACAAGCCTTGTGGCTAGATGTCGAAGAATCTATGCTCATGCACATGACTATCATATTAATTCTATTTCGAACAACAG TGATGGTGAAACTTTTATCTCTGCGGATGATCTGCGAATAAATCTTTGGAACTTAGAAATTAGCAACCAAAGTTTCAATATCGTTGACGTCAAGCCTGCAAACATGGAGGATCTTACTG AGGTGATAACATCAGCGGAGTTTCATCCTACTCACTGTAATACGTTAGCATACAGTAGCTCAAGGGGCTCAATCCGTCTCATTGATATGCGGCAGTCAGCGTTATGTGATACTCATAGCAAATT GTTTGAGGAACCGGAAGTGCCTGGTACAAGGTCTTTTTTCACTGAGATAATTGCCTCAATTTCAGATATTAAGTTTGCTAAAGATGGAAGACATATACTTAGTCGTGACTACATGACCCTTAAG CTGTGGGACATAAATATGGATCGTGGCCCAGTTGCAACTTTTCAGGTTCATGAATATTTAAGACCTAAG CTgtgtgatttatatgaaaatgatTCTATCTTCGACAAATTTGAATGCTGTCTAAGTGGAGATGGACATCGCGTGGCAACAGGTTCCTACAG CAATCTGTTCCGTGTGTTTGGTTGTTCTGAAGGCAGCACGGAAGCAACAACATTGGAAGCCAGCAAAAACCCTATGAG GAGACAAGTTCAAACACCAACAAGGCCTTCAAAATCTCTAAGCACTCTTCCTCGTGTGCTCAGACGAG GAGCTGATACATCTGGAGTTGATGCTAATGGAAATGCTTTTGATTTCACCACAAAGTTGCTACACCTAGCATGGCATCCAACTGAGAACTCAATTGCCTGTGCTGCTTCAAATAGCCTTTACATGTATTATGCCTAA
- the LOC142612612 gene encoding serine/threonine protein phosphatase 2A 55 kDa regulatory subunit B beta isoform-like isoform X1 produces MIGGGGEEATATAPAPAAEGSQPLDWKFAQVFGERTAGEEVQEVDIISAIEFDRTGDHLATGDRGGRVVLFERTDTRDHGGHRRELERMDYSNGRHPEFRYKTEFQSHEPEFDYLKSLEIEEKINKIRWCQAANGALFLLSTNDKTIKFWKVQEKKVKKVCDLNMDLSRAMGNGPVVSSSISASSKSCMANGGCDERSSGYSSIDTSLPSGGLSSLRLPMVVTSHETSLVARCRRIYAHAHDYHINSISNNSDGETFISADDLRINLWNLEISNQSFNIVDVKPANMEDLTEVITSAEFHPTHCNTLAYSSSRGSIRLIDMRQSALCDTHSKLFEEPEVPGTRSFFTEIIASISDIKFAKDGRHILSRDYMTLKLWDINMDRGPVATFQVHEYLRPKLCDLYENDSIFDKFECCLSGDGHRVATGSYSNLFRVFGCSEGSTEATTLEASKNPMRRQVQTPTRPSKSLSTLPRVLRRGADTSGVDANGNAFDFTTKLLHLAWHPTENSIACAASNSLYMYYA; encoded by the exons TTGATATCATTTCTGCTATTGAATTTGATAGAACTGGGGACCACTTAGCCACAGGAGATCGTGGGGGTCGGGTGGTTTTATTTGAAAGAACTGATACAAGGGAT CATGGTGGACATCGGCGAGAACTAGAGAGGATGGATTATTCAAATGGGAGACATCCTGAGTTCCGCTATAAAACTGAGTTCCAGAGCCATGAACCTGAG TTTGACTATCTTAAGAGCTTGGAAATTGAGGAGAAAATCAACAAGATTAGATGGTGCCAGGCAGCTAATGGTGCCTTGTTTCTTCTATCCACCAATGATAAAACAATCAAATTTTGGAAG GTCCAAGAGAAGAAGGTCAAGAAAGTGTGTGACTTGAATATGGATCTTTCAAGAGCCATGGGAAACGGTCCAGTTGTTTCCTCAAGTATATCAGCAAGCTCCAAATCATGTATGGCAAATGGAGGATGTGATGAGAGATCCTCTGGTTATTCAAGCATTGATACTTCACTCCCATCTGGGGGTCTATCGTCCTTACGGCTACCCATGGTA GTGACTAGTCATGAGACAAGCCTTGTGGCTAGATGTCGAAGAATCTATGCTCATGCACATGACTATCATATTAATTCTATTTCGAACAACAG TGATGGTGAAACTTTTATCTCTGCGGATGATCTGCGAATAAATCTTTGGAACTTAGAAATTAGCAACCAAAGTTTCAATATCGTTGACGTCAAGCCTGCAAACATGGAGGATCTTACTG AGGTGATAACATCAGCGGAGTTTCATCCTACTCACTGTAATACGTTAGCATACAGTAGCTCAAGGGGCTCAATCCGTCTCATTGATATGCGGCAGTCAGCGTTATGTGATACTCATAGCAAATT GTTTGAGGAACCGGAAGTGCCTGGTACAAGGTCTTTTTTCACTGAGATAATTGCCTCAATTTCAGATATTAAGTTTGCTAAAGATGGAAGACATATACTTAGTCGTGACTACATGACCCTTAAG CTGTGGGACATAAATATGGATCGTGGCCCAGTTGCAACTTTTCAGGTTCATGAATATTTAAGACCTAAG CTgtgtgatttatatgaaaatgatTCTATCTTCGACAAATTTGAATGCTGTCTAAGTGGAGATGGACATCGCGTGGCAACAGGTTCCTACAG CAATCTGTTCCGTGTGTTTGGTTGTTCTGAAGGCAGCACGGAAGCAACAACATTGGAAGCCAGCAAAAACCCTATGAG GAGACAAGTTCAAACACCAACAAGGCCTTCAAAATCTCTAAGCACTCTTCCTCGTGTGCTCAGACGAG GAGCTGATACATCTGGAGTTGATGCTAATGGAAATGCTTTTGATTTCACCACAAAGTTGCTACACCTAGCATGGCATCCAACTGAGAACTCAATTGCCTGTGCTGCTTCAAATAGCCTTTACATGTATTATGCCTAA